The sequence CCCATGTGTTACCCCAAAGAGGTGGGATTATCCCCTAGTAATGTAGGCCAAGAATATAGGCCTAGAAATTGTGGATACCCACCTAGACACCTGAAAaatgggtgtgattttttttcagagggtgggtgctcagcacttgctgACAATCAGGCCCTGCAAaggtacccaaaatcactacacattttcaaaacagtttCAGCTTTGGTCTACACAGGTGATCAGTTATGGGGTTTTGCTGGTTGGGAGCGGTAGAGCTGCTGTAGCCTTGTCTGGGGTTACCTTGCAATTGAAGCTTTCAGAGTTGTGACTGCTCATTTAGTTCATGGAGTGATTTGGTTTTTGTTCTTGGTGTGTAGATACAAGAGTCTGGTGACCGGGAAACGGGCAAGATGGCTCATCGCTGTGCTCTGGCTCCTGTCCTTTGGGATTGGACTGACCCCACTGATGGGCTGGAACAGAGCCACTGCGGGGCTGGAACAGATTGGCTGCCCGAATTCTACTAATAGCTCGCAGACCCAGCAGGGCTGCTTAATCAGATGTCTCTTTGAGAATGTGGTCACCATGAGCTACATGGTCTATTTCAACTTCTTTGGCTGTGTGCTCCTCCCACTCTTCATCATGTTGGGCATCTATGTCAAGATATTCATGGTGGCCTGCAAGCAGCTGCGGAAGATGGAGTTGATGGGTAAGTCCAGGACTACCCTCCAGAAGGAGGTCAATGCGGCCAAGTCTCTGGCCATCATCGTTGGGCTCTTTGCCTTCtgctggctgcccctacacatccTGAACTGCTTCACCTACTTCCACCAGGACTTTGGGGACAAGAGGCCTGATTGGGTGATGTACATGGCTATCATCCTGTCCCACGCCAACTCGGTCATCAACCCCATTATCTACGCCTACAAGATCAGGGACTTCCGCTGCACCTTCCGCAAGATCCTTGCCAAGTACATCCTCTGCAAAACGGAGGACGTCCCCAAGGGCTCCAATGGCAACAGCCGGCACCTGACTGTCAGCAACCTCAGTTCTGCTCCTGTATTTATCTGACCATGCCAGTCATCCTGTAGCCTGGCCCTGACCAacccaaccctccccaccccttgtgCCTATGTGGACAGTAGACCAGGATTCTGATGAGTCAcactatatatttgtacagctgtatttttttttaatatatatttttttaacctaGCGCCTCATAGGGGAATAACATTTCTGGGGAGACAGTGCCCTGCTTACCCTGTCTCCTGACCTTCGAGTTATGGAGTGCTGGTCATTGTATTGCATTTCCTTCTAGGTCAAAGGTTGAATGTTGGAAGCCGCATGTCCTGGGATGGgtttccccagctgggctgctcATGTCAACTCCCGGCATGagttggattttatttatttattttttttggctcACTCAGAAGGATTTTTTGTTGGTGGTTCATTTTCTACATACTTGATGCCACTTTGGTAAATACCCTATTTTTTCCATCAATTATTTGATGCAGCTAGTATTCTCCCATGGGAAATAATCTTATGTAGCCCAGATGCTGGTGTAAAACTGAAGCCCTGACCCAGAGTCAGAAGGGATCTGCTGGTGTTAATGGGAAAACAAGGCAGTCAGGCGTGCAGGATCCAACTGGATGCTGCTCTGTGCGCTCAAGtgctgcagctcctgttggccctACGTCTAACTGCTGTTCTGATGACCGTCAGCCCCCAGGGCCATGCTGCATTCCCGGTGCACTGTGGGGTGAGTTCAGGATGTTGAGAAGCCTTTCTCCGAGCTTTGGGAGGTTTATGTCTGTTTAGCTGAAGGTCGCGAGTGGGATTGAATTTGCCTGTTAAGTTAGAATGCTCTTGTGCAAACAACGGCCCCATAGAACAACACAGCCCTTTGGAACAGGCACTGACATGAGCACAAGGTTTGTTTCTCGGGTGGTTAGACTGGGTCAAAAATTGCTACACCCACAGCGCTGGCTCAGGGGCTAATTTGCACCATCTTGGCCACTGACTGTTCTATAATTCCACTGAAGGGCAGAGAAGCCTTAATGTGCACTGAGGCTTAATAACTCTCTGTAAGCCTAGCTTTTGGGGTTTT comes from Caretta caretta isolate rCarCar2 chromosome 17, rCarCar1.hap1, whole genome shotgun sequence and encodes:
- the ADORA2B gene encoding adenosine receptor A2b — translated: MMDTVYIVLELIIAVLSIAGNVLVCWAVAINSTLKNATNYILVSLAVADIAVGLLAIPFAITISVGLHTDFYSCLFFACFVLVLTQSSIFSLLAVAIDRYLAIKVPLRYKSLVTGKRARWLIAVLWLLSFGIGLTPLMGWNRATAGLEQIGCPNSTNSSQTQQGCLIRCLFENVVTMSYMVYFNFFGCVLLPLFIMLGIYVKIFMVACKQLRKMELMGKSRTTLQKEVNAAKSLAIIVGLFAFCWLPLHILNCFTYFHQDFGDKRPDWVMYMAIILSHANSVINPIIYAYKIRDFRCTFRKILAKYILCKTEDVPKGSNGNSRHLTVSNLSSAPVFI